In Elaeis guineensis isolate ETL-2024a chromosome 1, EG11, whole genome shotgun sequence, a genomic segment contains:
- the LOC140857181 gene encoding putative serine/threonine-protein kinase: MAFCFLYCDSAACLFSFPTAHICSVTVSIPGALLSGHCHCWMDALKFLVRGLFASFTVSPLNYGMYSSYSDVNWLLRVQIAYAVAKALRMVHAGGMTLYDFKTSNVLIDENYTPKIGDFGLAVIEEIPVHWQLSAFGTRGHLRNSLAVFSKIAHVITLQQHVSNT, from the exons ATGGCATTCTGTTTCCTTTACTGTGATTCAGCTGCCTGTCTTTTTAGTTTTCCAACAGCACACATATGTTCAGTTACTGTAAGTATTCCAGGAGCACTTTTATCAGGACATTGTCACTGTTGGATGGATGCTCTCAAATTCCTTGTGAGGGGCCTATTTGCTAGTTTTACTGTATCTCCTCTTAATTATGGAATGTACAGTTCAT ATTCGGACGTTAACTGGCTTTTAAGAGTGCAGATAGCATATGCTGTAGCGAAAGCACTTCGCATGGTACATGCTGGAGGCATGACATTATATGATTTTAAGACCTCCAACGTTCTCATTGATGAG AATTATACTCCGAAAATAGGAGACTTTGGACTAGCCGTCATTGAAGAAATCCCAGTTCACTGGCAATTATCAGCATTTGGAACGCGCGGTCAC TTGAGAAATTCACTTGCAGTTTTTTCTAAGATTGCTCATGTAATTACTCTACAGCAGCACGTATCCAATACCTAG
- the LOC105032328 gene encoding probable serine/threonine-protein kinase PIX13 isoform X2 has translation MIRACFPRHSGVAYRGSLERAEMTAKQKLPAQPSADQCRSEQCEMAEVEIPVYSYAELKKITNGFGAENFMGKTFSSNSLLYRGEIVDKESNLVQKVIVEMRKNEKDYDLKVWQTQLNALKDPTISSHPNVVKLQGYCNSACDLGLVYDCHALGTLHSLIFDESFSWSMRMKVALQLARVLQFLHSQEKPLILLNFEPRSILVDMDFNPLIFGFGLASGGVLGILDHTVLSLIFLSHPQVYLDPEYTLCGITIGPWCDVFSFGTLLLAMITKSHDPEVGEIIARSKYSFLQRFYGINFTKFIVLKNFWKDGKYHIRDSAAVTKLAVRCVKSCLTVVPKYHERPGMSEAVSILECLRVVKKLGLHCSSLA, from the exons ATGATCCGCGCGTGCTTCCCTCGCCATTCTGGTGTTGCGTACCGTGGATCCCTGGAGCGTGCGGAGATGACCGCCAAGCAGAAACTTCCAGCGCAACCTTCCGCCGACCAATGTCGATCTG AACAATGCGAAATGGCGGAGGTTGAAATACCAGTCTACTCTTATGCTGAGTTGAAGAAGATAACAAATGGGTTCGGTGCTGAGAATTTCATGGGCAAAACATTTTCATCGAATAGCCTCCTCTACCGGGGCGAGATTGTTGATAAGGAATCGAATCTCGTCCAAAAGGTGATTGTGGAGATGCGGAAGAATGAAAAAGATTATGATCTTAAGGTTTGGCAG ACTCAACTGAATGCCCTCAAGGATCCCACGATAAGTAGTCACCCGAATGTGGTGAAGCTCCAAGGTTACTGCAACAGTGCCTGCGATCTGGGTCTGGTCTATGACTGCCATGCCTTAGGCACATTGCATAGTCTTATATTTGATG AAAGTTTTAGCTGGAGCATGAGGATGAAGGTAGCTCTTCAATTGGCACGTGTGCTTCAGTTTCTTCACTCTCAAGAGAAGCCTCTTATTCTTTTGAACTTTGAGCCCCGCAGCATTTTGGTTGACATG GACTTCAATCCCTTAATATTTGGTTTCGGTCTAGCCTCTGGTGGAGTTTTGGGTATTCTTGATCACACAGTTTTGAGCCTCATATTTCTGAGCCATCCTCAGGTGTATTTAGATCCAGAGTACACTTTATGTG GTATTACCATTGGCCCCTGGTGTGATGTCTTTAGTTTTGGTACCCTGCTTCTAGCAATGATCACCAAGAGCCATGATCCGGAAGTTGGCGAGATTATAGCTCGAAGTAAATATTCCTTTTTGCAGAGGTTTTATGGGATTAACTTTACAAAATTCATTGTCCTGAAGAATTTCTGGAAAGATGGTAAGTATCACATCCGTGATAGTGCTGCTGTTACAAAACTGGCTGTGAGATGTGTGAAGAGCTGCTTGACGGTGGTACCGAAATATCATGAGCGTCCTGGAATGTCTGAGGCTGTCAGCATCTTGGAATGCTTGCGTGTGGTGAAAAAGCTTGGCTTACACTGCAGTTCTCTTGCATGA
- the LOC105032328 gene encoding probable serine/threonine-protein kinase PIX13 isoform X4: MIRACFPRHSGVAYRGSLERAEMTAKQKLPAQPSADQCRSGQRSFAQYLSPMLFAIFTTPEQCEMAEVEIPVYSYAELKKITNGFGAENFMGKTFSSNSLLYRGEIVDKESNLVQKVIVEMRKNEKDYDLKVWQTQLNALKDPTISSHPNVVKLQGYCNSACDLGLVYDCHALGTLHSLIFDESFSWSMRMKVALQLARVLQFLHSQEKPLILLNFEPRSILVDMDFNPLIFGFGLASGGVLGILDHTVLSLIFLSHPQVYLDPEYTLCASQIYLPSKVFTEMGLLLF, encoded by the exons ATGATCCGCGCGTGCTTCCCTCGCCATTCTGGTGTTGCGTACCGTGGATCCCTGGAGCGTGCGGAGATGACCGCCAAGCAGAAACTTCCAGCGCAACCTTCCGCCGACCAATGTCGATCTGGTCAGCGTTCTTTCGCTCAATATCTCTCTCCCATGCTGTTCGCTATCTTTACTACTCCAG AACAATGCGAAATGGCGGAGGTTGAAATACCAGTCTACTCTTATGCTGAGTTGAAGAAGATAACAAATGGGTTCGGTGCTGAGAATTTCATGGGCAAAACATTTTCATCGAATAGCCTCCTCTACCGGGGCGAGATTGTTGATAAGGAATCGAATCTCGTCCAAAAGGTGATTGTGGAGATGCGGAAGAATGAAAAAGATTATGATCTTAAGGTTTGGCAG ACTCAACTGAATGCCCTCAAGGATCCCACGATAAGTAGTCACCCGAATGTGGTGAAGCTCCAAGGTTACTGCAACAGTGCCTGCGATCTGGGTCTGGTCTATGACTGCCATGCCTTAGGCACATTGCATAGTCTTATATTTGATG AAAGTTTTAGCTGGAGCATGAGGATGAAGGTAGCTCTTCAATTGGCACGTGTGCTTCAGTTTCTTCACTCTCAAGAGAAGCCTCTTATTCTTTTGAACTTTGAGCCCCGCAGCATTTTGGTTGACATG GACTTCAATCCCTTAATATTTGGTTTCGGTCTAGCCTCTGGTGGAGTTTTGGGTATTCTTGATCACACAGTTTTGAGCCTCATATTTCTGAGCCATCCTCAGGTGTATTTAGATCCAGAGTACACTTTATGTG cTTCTCAAATATATCTTCCTTCAAAAGTGTTCACAGAAATGGGTCTTTTGTTGTTCTAA
- the LOC105032328 gene encoding probable serine/threonine-protein kinase PIX13 isoform X1, producing MIRACFPRHSGVAYRGSLERAEMTAKQKLPAQPSADQCRSGQRSFAQYLSPMLFAIFTTPEQCEMAEVEIPVYSYAELKKITNGFGAENFMGKTFSSNSLLYRGEIVDKESNLVQKVIVEMRKNEKDYDLKVWQTQLNALKDPTISSHPNVVKLQGYCNSACDLGLVYDCHALGTLHSLIFDESFSWSMRMKVALQLARVLQFLHSQEKPLILLNFEPRSILVDMDFNPLIFGFGLASGGVLGILDHTVLSLIFLSHPQVYLDPEYTLCGITIGPWCDVFSFGTLLLAMITKSHDPEVGEIIARSKYSFLQRFYGINFTKFIVLKNFWKDGKYHIRDSAAVTKLAVRCVKSCLTVVPKYHERPGMSEAVSILECLRVVKKLGLHCSSLA from the exons ATGATCCGCGCGTGCTTCCCTCGCCATTCTGGTGTTGCGTACCGTGGATCCCTGGAGCGTGCGGAGATGACCGCCAAGCAGAAACTTCCAGCGCAACCTTCCGCCGACCAATGTCGATCTGGTCAGCGTTCTTTCGCTCAATATCTCTCTCCCATGCTGTTCGCTATCTTTACTACTCCAG AACAATGCGAAATGGCGGAGGTTGAAATACCAGTCTACTCTTATGCTGAGTTGAAGAAGATAACAAATGGGTTCGGTGCTGAGAATTTCATGGGCAAAACATTTTCATCGAATAGCCTCCTCTACCGGGGCGAGATTGTTGATAAGGAATCGAATCTCGTCCAAAAGGTGATTGTGGAGATGCGGAAGAATGAAAAAGATTATGATCTTAAGGTTTGGCAG ACTCAACTGAATGCCCTCAAGGATCCCACGATAAGTAGTCACCCGAATGTGGTGAAGCTCCAAGGTTACTGCAACAGTGCCTGCGATCTGGGTCTGGTCTATGACTGCCATGCCTTAGGCACATTGCATAGTCTTATATTTGATG AAAGTTTTAGCTGGAGCATGAGGATGAAGGTAGCTCTTCAATTGGCACGTGTGCTTCAGTTTCTTCACTCTCAAGAGAAGCCTCTTATTCTTTTGAACTTTGAGCCCCGCAGCATTTTGGTTGACATG GACTTCAATCCCTTAATATTTGGTTTCGGTCTAGCCTCTGGTGGAGTTTTGGGTATTCTTGATCACACAGTTTTGAGCCTCATATTTCTGAGCCATCCTCAGGTGTATTTAGATCCAGAGTACACTTTATGTG GTATTACCATTGGCCCCTGGTGTGATGTCTTTAGTTTTGGTACCCTGCTTCTAGCAATGATCACCAAGAGCCATGATCCGGAAGTTGGCGAGATTATAGCTCGAAGTAAATATTCCTTTTTGCAGAGGTTTTATGGGATTAACTTTACAAAATTCATTGTCCTGAAGAATTTCTGGAAAGATGGTAAGTATCACATCCGTGATAGTGCTGCTGTTACAAAACTGGCTGTGAGATGTGTGAAGAGCTGCTTGACGGTGGTACCGAAATATCATGAGCGTCCTGGAATGTCTGAGGCTGTCAGCATCTTGGAATGCTTGCGTGTGGTGAAAAAGCTTGGCTTACACTGCAGTTCTCTTGCATGA
- the LOC105032328 gene encoding probable serine/threonine-protein kinase PIX13 isoform X3 gives MAEVEIPVYSYAELKKITNGFGAENFMGKTFSSNSLLYRGEIVDKESNLVQKVIVEMRKNEKDYDLKVWQTQLNALKDPTISSHPNVVKLQGYCNSACDLGLVYDCHALGTLHSLIFDESFSWSMRMKVALQLARVLQFLHSQEKPLILLNFEPRSILVDMDFNPLIFGFGLASGGVLGILDHTVLSLIFLSHPQVYLDPEYTLCGITIGPWCDVFSFGTLLLAMITKSHDPEVGEIIARSKYSFLQRFYGINFTKFIVLKNFWKDGKYHIRDSAAVTKLAVRCVKSCLTVVPKYHERPGMSEAVSILECLRVVKKLGLHCSSLA, from the exons ATGGCGGAGGTTGAAATACCAGTCTACTCTTATGCTGAGTTGAAGAAGATAACAAATGGGTTCGGTGCTGAGAATTTCATGGGCAAAACATTTTCATCGAATAGCCTCCTCTACCGGGGCGAGATTGTTGATAAGGAATCGAATCTCGTCCAAAAGGTGATTGTGGAGATGCGGAAGAATGAAAAAGATTATGATCTTAAGGTTTGGCAG ACTCAACTGAATGCCCTCAAGGATCCCACGATAAGTAGTCACCCGAATGTGGTGAAGCTCCAAGGTTACTGCAACAGTGCCTGCGATCTGGGTCTGGTCTATGACTGCCATGCCTTAGGCACATTGCATAGTCTTATATTTGATG AAAGTTTTAGCTGGAGCATGAGGATGAAGGTAGCTCTTCAATTGGCACGTGTGCTTCAGTTTCTTCACTCTCAAGAGAAGCCTCTTATTCTTTTGAACTTTGAGCCCCGCAGCATTTTGGTTGACATG GACTTCAATCCCTTAATATTTGGTTTCGGTCTAGCCTCTGGTGGAGTTTTGGGTATTCTTGATCACACAGTTTTGAGCCTCATATTTCTGAGCCATCCTCAGGTGTATTTAGATCCAGAGTACACTTTATGTG GTATTACCATTGGCCCCTGGTGTGATGTCTTTAGTTTTGGTACCCTGCTTCTAGCAATGATCACCAAGAGCCATGATCCGGAAGTTGGCGAGATTATAGCTCGAAGTAAATATTCCTTTTTGCAGAGGTTTTATGGGATTAACTTTACAAAATTCATTGTCCTGAAGAATTTCTGGAAAGATGGTAAGTATCACATCCGTGATAGTGCTGCTGTTACAAAACTGGCTGTGAGATGTGTGAAGAGCTGCTTGACGGTGGTACCGAAATATCATGAGCGTCCTGGAATGTCTGAGGCTGTCAGCATCTTGGAATGCTTGCGTGTGGTGAAAAAGCTTGGCTTACACTGCAGTTCTCTTGCATGA